TTGCAGGGTATTTTGCAACGCAGCCGCTTTCCCTGTATTAGCAGGAAATGGCATTAATGCATTTGCCACAACAATTGGATAGATTGCGCCATTCACCAGAGCCATGAAACAGAACGGGATCAACAAGCTCACCAACCCGGCATCAGTGAACATGGCGACACAGAACAGACCCGTAACACTCAGACCATATCCTGTCAGCAGCCAGGGTAAAATTTTATTCCCATCTACCTTACTGATAAGCAACCGGCAGCCGAAACCACCGAGCAGGAAAGCGATGGTCTGCGGAACATAGCTCAGGCCAATCACGCCCGGCGAATAACCCATATCACTCAGAATAAACGGTGAACCTGTCAGCCAGGCAAAGAAACCGGCGGAACAGGCAGCGTAAATCATGACATTACCGCTGTAAACGCGCGACTTCAGCAACGTGCCAAAGCCCGCTTTTTCGTCAGATTTGTGTTCTGCCGGCTTATTTTCCCGCAGCGTGAAGGTGGCGATAAGCAACAGGGCGGCGACCGCAGTCAGCAGGGCAAATATCGCTTCCCAGTCAAAATGATTGAGCACCCAGGCGCCAAGCAAAGGAGCCAGCGCCGGCGAAAGTGCCACTAAAGGCATAATGCTGGCGAAGGTTTTTTTAGCGACATCCGCTGAAAAACGGTCCACCACGATTGCCTGCCAGGTCACTGCGGCGGCACAGACGCCCATGGCCTGTAAGAAACGCAGCGCCAGAAGGGCGCGCACGTTCTCGACCCAAATCACGCCCAGGCAGCCGACGGCAAACAGTGTCAGACCGAGCAGTAAAACCGGTTTGCGGCCAATGCGGTCTGACAGCGGTCCCCACAGCAATTGTCCGATGGCGAATCCGCCGAGAAAAATACTCAGGCTGGCGCTGATCATTCCCGGACTGGTCATCAGGCTAGTTTGCATTGCGCTGAACGCAGGAAGGTACATATCTGTGGCTAAAAAGCCGAGCATGCTCAGGCCAGCCAGATAGAGCATAAATCCAAAGGAGGGTTTCATTATTATCTCGTTAATTTATTTATTGCAGATGATTTGATGCAGGGATCTGTTCGGAGGCAGATTTTAACGCTTTGATAACAGCGTTGTGAAACGTTAATATTTGCACTCTGCTATCAAAAATATTGAAGGCTAAAATATGTGGTCAGAATACGCTCTGGAAGTCGTTGATGCGGTGGCAAGAACCGGAAGCTTCAGTGCGGCGGCACAGGATCTACATCGGGTGCCTTCTGCCATCAGCTATACCGTTCGTCAGCTCGAACAATGGCTGGCGGTGCCCTTGTTTGAACGTCGACACCGCGACGTCGTTTTAACGCCAGCGGGCAAAGTTTTCGTTGATGAAGCGCGGGTTCTGATAAAAAAAATGATAGCTACACGACGCCAGTGTCAGCAGGTTGCCAACGGCTGGCGGGGCGAGTTACGTATTGCTGTCGACAGAATTGTTAAACCGGCAAGAACCCGGCGTCTGGTGCTGGATTTCTATCGTCATTTTCCTGATACGGAACTGATTATTCATTCCGAAGTGTTTAATGGTGTGTGGGACGCACTGGTTGACGGACGTGCTGATGTGGCAATCGGTGCGACGCGGGCGATACCGGTTGGTGGTCGTTTCAGTTTTCGCGACATGGGGTTTATGGACTGGCACTGCGTGGTCAGCCCGCAGCATCCGCTGGCGCAGTTACCGGGTGCGCTCAGTGATGACCAGCTCAGGCCTTATCCCGCATTGTGTCTTGAAGATACCTCGCGGACGTTGCCCAAGCGTGATACCTGGACACTCGATAACCAGCGGCGTCTGGTTGTGCCGGACTGGACCTGCGCGCTTGAATGTCTGAGTGAAGGTTTATGTGTGGGAATGATGCCGGTACATCGCGTGAGCCATCGCATTGAGCAGCAGACATTGCAGGTTCTGGCGCTGGAGAATACCTTCCCTGACAGCCCGTGTTGCCTGACGTGGGACCAGAGTAATCCGTCACCTTCACTGGCGTGGTTGCTGGAATATATGGGTGATACAGAAACGATGAACCGTGAATGGTTGCGGGACTGAGAAATAAAACGCCTGCAAAAGCAGGCGTTATAAAAGATTAAAGGCAAACATTAACGGCGATAGTCACGGTACGGGCCATCGGCCACCGAACGACGCTCAACCAGTTTCGGATGCACCTCGATGGTCTGTGATTCTTCACGTTTGCTGACGATGCGGTCGAGCAACATAGTAAAGGCCATCTCACCCAACCGTTCTTTCGGCTGATGGACGGTCGTCAGTGCCGGAGAGAAGTACCGCGCATTACGCACGTTATCGTAACCAATCACCGAAATATCTTGCGGGACGCGCAATCCGAGTTCATCAGCGGCGCAAATTGCGCCCATCGCCATGACATCACCCCCGCAGAAGACGGCGGTGGGGCGTTGTTTCTGCATCAGAATCTTATGCATCGCCTGATAACCTGACTCCGGCTCGAAATCGCCCTGAACCACCCATTCTTCGCGAAGCGGGATATTGGCTTCCGTCAGCGCTTTGACAAAACCCTGGAAACGACCGCCGCCGGTGTTACGCGCCAGTTGTCCCGGGATCACGCCAATATCACGATGCCCGCGTTCGATCAGATAGCGTCCGGCCATATATCCGCCTTCGAAAGCATTGTCGATAATGCTGTCGGTGAAGTTTTTGCGCGCTTCGCCCCAGTCCATGACCACCATCGGAATCGAACGATACTCTTCAAGCATATTAAGTAATTCATCAGGGTATTCCGCGCACATGACCAGCAGACCATCGACGCGTTTTTGCGCCAGCATTTGCAGATAGGCCTGTTGTTTTTCCAGATTATTGTGCGAGTTACACAAGATCAGCGTATAGCCTTTGGAGAAGCAGCTGTTCTCGACGGCTTCAATCACCTCGGCGAAATAGGGCGCTTCACTGGAGGTTGCCAGCAGACCAATCGTCTTGGTGTTATTCACTTTAAGACTACGGGCTACGGCACTCGGCGAATAATGTAGCTCTTTAATGGCAAGCAGCACCGCTTCCCTGGTTTCTTCGGCGACGAAACGTGTTTTATTGATGACGTGCGACACGGTTGTAGTGGAAACGCCAGCGCGCTTTGCGACATCTTTAATCGTTGCCATGTAAAGAATGACTCCTGAACTTCCGTGCTTCAGCACGTTAGCATTATGTTAATCGTTTGCTTGCGCTGATTACACTGCGGACATCTAAAAGGGCAGTGTAATCATTGGGTGGATTCTTCAGAATGAGGCGTGAAATGCTCTCGGGTGAAATCGACCGGCACACAGGCGTGTTAACCGACAATTTTCTCTTATAATGCATGAAAGTGGAAGTAAAATTGTCATGTTCACATTTTCATTCAGCAGAAGATTTTAAAAGTGAATTATGCGAAAATGCGTTGGCACACATTTAGTGTGGCTAAAAGAAACGCCACAACTTGATCCGAAAGGGGGTTTGATGGACAGCAACCTGAAATTATCGTTGATCACCACGGTATGCGCTTTGCTCATGATTATCGCTTTCAGCTTCACGGCAGTGATGAACTAATCTGGCACTAAGACAGTAGTGAGACGCAACAAAAAAGGGCGATACCTTTCACAGGAATCGCCCTTTTCAATTTTACGCAGTGACCGTTACCGCCGATACTCTTCCCTGCAGAAACTCTTCGTTAAGTGCTATTCAATGGCTGATTAGCGAAACTTCAGACTTAACGAATTGTTTATTATCGGATTGTTTTTGGGGTCATTACCCGACGTGCGCCAACATAGTGGTCTTGCCAGTAATCATCGCCCAGTGAGGTGATTTTGATGTCTTCACCGGTTCTTGGCGACTGAATGAATTTGCCGTTGCCAACATAAACACCCACATGATCCGCTGCGCCGCGGTTGTTGATTCTGAAGAACACCAGATCACCGCTTTCAAGTTCGCCGCGTTTCACCGGCGCTGCATCGCGCAGGTGGTACATCTCGTTTGCCGTGCGCGGCATTTTAATGCGGATCAAATCTTTATAAGCGTAATAGACCAGACCGCTGCAATCAAAACCGGTATTCGGAGAAGTTCCTCCCCAGCGATAAGGTTTGCCGACCTGGTGCATCAGCTTAGTCATCGCCGTTTGTTGTGCGTGCTGATAGCGTTTTTTATGTGTCGCACTCAGCGTAATAGGTTTGGTGTCTTCTTCGCGTAATTTTTTACCTTTACGGTGTCGGCCATACGCTTCTTTCTTGCTGACTTTTTCACTGCTGTTTTTGGCAAGCGCTCGTGATTTAGTGGCTTTATCTGTCTTTTTCTCGGCCCGCGTTGTCCTGAGTGTTTTTTCTTTTTTGCTTTCGGCCCGGGTTGTTTTAACGCTTTTCTCAGAAGTTGTCTTGCGCCTGACCAGTTCGGTGCTGCTGACCTTCTTCGATTTTGATGTTTTTTCCTGAGTCTTTTTCTCTGTCACCGGTGCGACTTTTGTTTTTTTACTGGTTTTCGCAGCCACTGTTTTTCGCTTTCGCCTTTCTTCCGGCGTCAGGGAATTAACATGACTCTTTCGCTGATCGGCAGAGACGCGGGTCTGTGGCGACGCATGAGCCATATTAAGAAACAGCTGGGTAAAGAGCAGCACAAAAAGCGTGAACAGTAAGCGCATAGCTTCGTTACCATGAGTGGTTGGGTTAAACATCAGGGATGTCAGAGTATTGCCTAAAAGAACCCGACAAAAAAGCACGAATTGACTCGATTCTAGATCATATTGTGAGAAAAAGTTAATAGCTTTTTTTATGTCGAAATATCCGCCATTTTTAGTCAAAAAAATAACCGTTTTTCATCAGGTTAATATTTGAGATAAAGAATGCGATTTGGCAAATCTGACATTATCGTCGAACGGCAAAAATGTTATTCTCGATGAATCTTTAAATATGTGATGTTCAGCGCAGCCGCCAAAAATTGTTTAATAAAATGCCAGTATTGAGAAAGACCCCACAAAAAATGGCGTTTTTATCTGATGGCTGGCGTCGTTACAATAGAAAGTATTGTGTTTGCGCACCGTTTTTGGGTGCCGCGCGTGATGAGTAATGACCGTGACAGCCTGTACCGGCTTGAGGAAGCAAGAAATGACTACTCCAACTATTGAAAAAATTCAGAAGCAAGTTTCTGAAAACCCGATCCTGCTTTACATGAAAGGTTCTCCAAAGCTGCCAAGCTGCGGTTTTTCCGCTCAGGCTGTTCAGGCGCTTTCAGCCTGTGGCGAACGTTTTGCTTATGTTGATATTTTGCAGAACCCGGATATCCGCGCAGAAATGCCAAAGTTTGCTAACTGGCCAACTTTCCCGCAGTTGTGGGTTGATGGCGAACTGGTCGGCGGTTGTGACATCGTGGTTGAGATGTTCCAGCGCGGCGAACTGCAGCAGCTGATTAAAGAAACTGCTGAAAAATACAAATCTTCTGAAGAGTAATTCTAAGAAGGCCGCCGTCCTTTGAGGAGGGTGAAAACAAAAAGAGCGACATTGCGTCGCTCTTTTTTATGTCTGGATCCAGCCAGCCGTACGGATTACTGCTGATTTTCCTGCTGCGCGGCTTCGTCTTCCGCTTCTTCTGCAGTCAGGGGCAACGGCCAGCCGCCAAGACGCTTCCAGCGGTTCACCAGCTCACAGAACAGCTCAGCAGTGCGTTCTGTGTCATACAGTGCAGAGTGAGCCTGACTGCTGTCAAACACCATTCCCGCGCTGATACAGGCTTTTGCCAGCACCGTTTGCCCGAGCACCAGTCCGCTTAACGCCGCAGTATCAAATGTGGCGAAAGGGTGGAACGGGTTACGTTTCAGCCCGGCGCGCTCGGCTGCCGCCATCAGAAAACTGTGATCGAAATTCGCGTTATGCGCCACGATGATTGCGCGGTTACAGTTTTGCTCTTTCATCCCTTTGCGGATGACTTTAAAAATCTCGTGCAGGGCTTCATATTCACTGACTGCGCCGCGCAACGGGTTGGTCGGATCGATACCGTTAAACGCCAGCGCTTCCGGCACCAGTACCGAACCTTCAAAAGGTTCTACGTGGAAATGCACGGTCTCATCGCTTTGCAGCCAGCCGTCCTCATCCATCTTCAATGTGATTGCTGCAATTTCCAGCAGCGCATCGGTTTGGGCATTAAATCCGGCAGTTTCAACATCAATGACTACCGGATAAAAACCACGAAAACGGCCTCTCAGGGCGTTAATGTCACTATTCTCGGCCATTAGTTTCTTATCTTCATCGAATTCAGCGCGCATTATGACAAATTTTGCCGTTCGTTGCAGGGCTGCGGCAAAAATTGGGCAATAAAAAAGGGCGCATTTGCGCCCCTTTCAGCATTCAGGGGGATCAGTTGCCCAGACCCTGGCCCGCATGTTTGGATTCGATCAGCTCGATTTTGTAACCGTCCGGATCTTCAACGAATGCGATAATGGTGGAGCCGCCTTTAACCGGACCGGCTTCACGGGTCACTTTGCCACCCGCATTACGGATGTCATCACAGGTTTGTGCCACGTTATCGACACCCAGAGCGATGTGCCCGTAAGCGGTGCCGATGTCGTAGCTGTCAACGCCCCAGTTGTAGGTCAGTTCAATGACTGCGCCTTCGCTTTCATCGGTGTAACCGACGAATGCCAGGGAGTATTTGTATTCAGTGTTTTCGCTGGTGCGCAGCAGGCGCATGCCTAACACATCGGTATAGAAGCTGATTGCGCGTTGCAGATCGCCAACACGAAGCATGGTATGGAGTAAACGCATAGGTTCCTCTTTATTTGCAGGATGAGAATTATCGGTTCAAGCCTAACTGATAGAGACCATTTTGTCTGTAAAACGACGCTCGGTTGCTGAAGGCCTGAACAAAAAAAGCAGCAGAAGGAGGGCCTCTTCTGCTGCAAGGATGGTGTTACTCTTTTTTAATCATTACAGCGTCGGGTAGTCGGTGTAACCCTGAGCACCGCCGCCGTAAAAGGTTTCTGGTTGTGGATCGTTAAGCGGAGCGTGGGATCTCAGGCGTTCAACCAGATCCGGGTTAGCGATATAGCTGCGACCGAAAGCCACGGCGTCGATGTAACCTTTTTCGATAAGTTCTTCGCCTTTCTCAGCGGTATAAGCGCCGGCCCCGACAATCACGCCCTGATAATGAGCGCGGATCACCGCACGGAATTCAGCCGAGTAAGGTTTACCGCCTGCCCAGTCAGGTTCAGAAATATGCAGATAAGCGAGTTTACGTTTGTTCAGCTCATCCAGCAGATAGATAGCTGCCTGCTCCTGATCTTCACCGTTATCCAGCCCGTTAAACGGACCCATTGGTGAAATACGGATACCCACACGGTCTGCGCCGATAGCGCCGATAGCGGCATCGACCACTTCCAGCGTCAGGCGGGTACGGTTTTCAATGCTGCCGCCGTATTCGTCTTCACGCAGGTTAGATGCCGGAGACATGAACTGGTGCAACAGGTAACCGTGCGCCGCATGCAGCTCAATGTAATCAAAACCAGCCTCTGCAGAACATTCTGCCGCGTGGCGGAAATCGTTGATGATCCCCGGGATTTCGCTCAGTTCAAGCGCGCGCGGTGTCGGGCAATCGACACGAATGGCGTGGCCTTGCTCATCGCGCAGGCTGGTGCGGGTTTCAGGATTCACAGCAGAAGGCGCAACCGGCGTCTGGTTATCCGGCTGAACGCTGTTATGAGAAATTCGGCCCGTGTGCCAAAGCTGAACCGCAATGTGGCCATTTTTCTGATGCACACCTGCGACGATTTTTTTCCACGCAGCCACTTGTTCTGGCGTGTGCAGACCCGGCGCACCGGCATAGCCTTTCGCCTGGAAGGAAACCTGAGTAGCTTCGGTAATGATCAGGCCGGAACTGTGGCGCTGCGCGTAATATTCGCCCATCAGCGGGGTAGGGATGTCACCCGGTTCGATGCTGCGCAGGCGGGTAAGGGGCGCCATAAAAACACGGTTAGGCAATGTATTTTTGCCGACAACAATGGGGGTGAAAAGCTTGGTCATTTCAATAACTCCGGATTTAATGGACTGATCGTTATGGCATTAAGGAACATAATTCCCGCTACACGATCGTTTCGCAATGCCTCTTTCTATCGTATCTGGCCTCTGCCTGACTACGCGCCCTGTGCCTTTTTGCAGATCCTCTTGCAGGATGAACAGAAAACGTCTTGAATAAAAGTTCACCGTTATTTACGGAGGACGCGTGGCCCAGCAACTTGAGTTTTTCGAAATCCCCAGTCCGTGCCGTGGCATATGTCAGGCCGATGAACGCGGTTATTGTCGCGGTTGCCTGCGCAGCCGTGAGGAACGTTTCGGCTGGATGAAAATGACGGATACGGAAAAGCGCCATGTTCTGCGGTTATGCCAGCAGCGTCTTTTACGTCAGCAGCGGGCCGGAAAGCAACCCGACGAACCTTTGCCGGAACAACCGGAATTGTTCTGATTTTTCATCCCGGCCGCCAGCGTCGTGACGGCTGTCTGCTTCTTTGTAATTCTTACGCCCCGCATCAATACAGCGCCGCAGGCGTTGTGTATTCTGTCGGTCGAAAATCAAAAACTTAAGGGATTCAAAATGGAAGCGCGTACCCTGATTTCTCCTCAAGGCCCGGTATTCTCAAAATTGATTTGCGGTTACTGGCGTCTGATGGAATGGAACATGACGCCGCAACAGATTCTGGCCTTCATGGAACAGCATATTGAGCTGGGCATCACCACGGCCGATCATGCGGATATTTACGGAGATTATCAGTGCGAAGCCGCGTTCGGCGAGGCTCTGCGACTCAAGCCTTCCCTTCGCGAAAAAATGCAACTGGTCAGTAAATGTGGCATAGCAACACGGGCCAATCCTGATAACAAAATCGGTCACTACATTACAGATACAAAGTACATCGTGGAACGTGCCGAGAAATCGCTAAGTAATCTGCATACCGATTATCTGGATTTGCTGCTGATCCATCGCCCGGATCCGCTGATGGATGCCGATGAAGTGGCTGAGGCATTCACGCAAATGCATAAAAGCGGCAAAGTAAAACATTTCGGCGTTTCTAACTTTACTCCGGCTCAGTTCAGCCTGTTGCAGTCACGCCTGCCGTTCCAGCTGGCGACGAATCAGGTGGAAATTTCCCCGATCCATCAGCCGGCGATCCTCGATGGCACCTTAGATCTCTGCCAGCAATTGCGTATTAAGCCGATGGCGTGGTCCTGCCTGGGTGGCGGTCGTTTGTTCAGCGACGCAGAGTTCCAGCCGCTGCGCGACGAACTTCAGGCGGTGGCAAACGAAATCGGTGCCGATACGATCGAACAGGTGGTTTACGCCTGGGTGATGCGTCTGCCATCTCAGCCTCTGCCGATTATCGGTTCGGGTAAAATTGAACGTGTGAAATCAGCCTGTAAATCATTGTCACTGGACATGACCCGTCAGCAATGGTTCCGCATTCGTAAAGCTGCTCTGGGCTACGACGTTCCTTAATCGCTTCTGCTTCAGGCTGCATATCCGCAGCCTGAAGCATTAAGCACAGAAAGGTCAGGCAGGTTTGGTGGCAGTGACCACCGGCGCTGCAGGACCCTCATCCGAAGAAATGGCTTGCTGCAATTGAGAAAGCGAGCAATAGAGACGCCAGATTACCCCTGCAAGTTCCCGCGCCGCCGGTTCAGGGTGATGCGCCAGTGAATTGCTCATCCGCAGTAGCTCCGTCAGCGTAGCATCCAGATTTTCGTGGCTGACCCCGCGTTCTGTCATGACGCCTTTCAGGCAATGAATACACACGTCACGCACCGCGGAAAGCGGATCCGAACGGGTTTCCCATTCACGTAACTGCCAGACAATGTGGCTGCAATTGAGCAGCACTACGCCCCAGCGCAGCAGCCAGGTGCGGGAGAGCTGATCTTTACTTTGACTGAGCTGATTCATCCGGTGGTAAATCAGCGATTCAAACTGGAAATGGCTTAGCGAAGGTTTGCGGCTGAGCTGATCCATAAAATCACGGCGCAGGGCGCGGATGATGCGGCGACTTTTACGTTTATCCGAACTTGGCCTCAGGACCTGAAACGCGATACCCGCCAGCATCACACCGGCAATCTTGGCCACGCCGTCGTTCATAAATGACTGATAGTCGAAATCCGGCGGGTTAGTGACCGCTAAAAACGATCCCATGAAGACAATCATTTGTCCCCACAAACCGGCGTAACGTTTGTACTGCAATTTCATCATCTGCATCGTGACCAGCATCGGCAGGAAGAAAGCGCAGAATACCCAAAAGTTGTCGATCTGAACCATCAGCCCGAACTTGAGCAGAAAACAGCCGACAAACAGTAAGCCCAGCGATTTAATTAACAGAGTGACGCTGCTGATAGGGGAGGCCGTCGAAGAATAAAGCACGCAACTGACAGCGGTCAGCGCCACCGCACCCGCGCCTGAATCCCACTGTGTGCCCATCCAGAAAGCGCAGCCAATCACAATACACAAAAAGGTGCGCAGTCCGTTATACGCGGCTTCCAGCGTGTCGGTGTGTTGCGCCAGATGGCTGATTTTGGGCGGCTGGAGTGTTTCAGCTTCCGCCACATTGGCGTTTTCCACACGGCGCAGCCAGCGTTCACTGCGCAGATACAGCCAGCAAAAGTCACGTAACCGCTGCCAGAATGCCTGATGACGAAAATCCGAGGTGTCATGAGGTTTAATATGCTGGAGAATTTTCGACAGTTTGTATTTATCAGTATCGGGCTTGCGCAATTCATCAAGCAAAACGCTCAGCACTTCAGTCAGGTTTTCCGGCGGAGTTGGCCAGTTAAGCAACATGCGGCGCAAGCTGGAAATATAACTGGTCATGCGCAACTGCTGATGAAGCAGATAATTGAGCACATTATTCTGACGACGCAGGCGGTAATGGCTCCAGACGGCCTGAATGCGTAACAGATTCATGGTCAGGATTTGCCCGATCAATCCTTCGTGCGAGGTGCGGATCTGGTCGGAGATTTCTGTGCGCCATAACAGCTGCGCATGTTCCAGTAACTGGGTATGCATTTTACGCAATGAGGTGAGCAGTGCGTCGCCGTCCGAGGTGCTGGGCAGCACCATCATCATAAAACCACCGCACAAAATACCGGTGACGACTTCTCCCACACGAGCCTGAGCGATATCAAAAATCTGCGTCGGATCTTTGACGTCTACCGTTGAGAACGCAATGATGGCTGCTGTATATCCCGCCAGAGCAAACGCGTAAGAAACGTTGTTCTGATAATGATTGGAGACATAAGTACAAATCCCCAGCCAGGCTGCGATGGCGAAAGTGAACAGCCACGGCTCGTTCAGACAATGTCCGGCAATAAATACCGCGCCCATGGCACCCAGCAAGCTGCCAATAATCCTGCCGATACTTTTACTGATGACGCCGCCCACGGTCGGGAAACTGACCACGGCGGCGGATGTCAGCGCCCAGTAAGGTTCGTCCATCTGGAATTCAAACGCAATATACAGCGCGAGTATCATCGCAATGGAGTTGCGCAAGGCATACCGCCATTGGCCGCCGGTGGCTTTTCCCCACGGGGTGTTTTTCCATTCGAGCCAGGAAAGATTCACGACGAAACCTTAATTACGCACGGAAATCGTACAGGTCGTTCCGGCCACCAGAACAACATGCTCTGGTACATTTTCAAGCTTAATTCTCACCGGTATTCTCTGCGCAAGACGAACCCAGGGTACATTCGGTTTTACGTTCATCAGTAAATCTTCCTGGGTATCCAGGCTCTGGTCATAAATCGCACGGCCAATACTTTCGACGCGACCCTGCAACGGAATATTGCCGTTAAAGAGGGTAATATCCGCCATATTTCCTTCGCGAATATTTTTGAGTTTGGTTTCTTCGAAATATCCGAGAACATAAAACGAATGGATATCCACCAGCCCGACCAGCGGCGTACCGGTGGTAGCATAGTTACCTCTGCGGGTTTGCAGATTGGTGATATAACCGTCAGTCGGCGCGACAATAGTGGTTTTGCTCAGATTCCACTTCGCCTGTTCTAATGACGCCTGCGCAGCCTGATATTGTGCCTGCATCGCTTTGGCGCTGATATTTGATTCATCTAAGGATTCAGCGGAAATAACGTTGGTGCCGAGGCCGCGACGTCGTTGGGCTTCATGATTGGCTTTGGCTAAATCAGCTGCCGCTTTCGCCACTTCAGCTTCGGCATTAGCGACGGCGATTTTAAACGGCACAGGATCGAGACTGAACAGGGGATCGCCACTTTTAACAAACTGATTGTCGTGGATATTTATTGCTGTGATCCGCCCGGAGACTTCCGGTGTGATATCCACAATTTCGGCGCGTACTTTGCCATCCCGCGTCCACGGCGACTGCATATAATAATTCCACATCCACCAACCGGCGCAAATTGCGACGGCGAAAACCAGCACTGTCGAGAAATATTTGAGGGTCTTGAATTTCATTTCAGAGGTTCACCATAAGTATCAGTGCGGCACAAATAGAGATAACGAAAAGAGATAAATCCATCAGGGTGGGATGCCAGACTTCACCAGAATAAATCCAGTCGCGCAGCAGTCGGTGTATCAGAAGCCAGAATACCAGCCCCAGTAAAAGCGCTTTGAACATCGGGGGGAAATAAAGTGAGGCACCCAGGACCAGATCCGGTAGCGGGAAGCCTGAGTGAAACATTTGCGCATTCACAATATTAATCTCTGCCGGTGATTGTGTTATAAACAAGATTAAATCTGAAAGCGGGGATTCCGCTCCCGGATGCAATAGTACCTACCATTATATATAGAATTGTAATTTCTCGATTAAAGTTCCTAAAACTAAGCTAAACTCTGGGGAGTTATCTTAGCATGCTAATTATAAGGAGGGGATAATTGGAATCGAATCTGGGGTCAGATCTAGCACGATTAGTTCGTGCCTGGCGTGCGTTGATTGACGATCGGTTAAAGCCGTTGGAACTCACGCAAACACACTGGGTAACACTGCACAATATCAACATGTTGCCTCCGGAGCAGTCTCAAATTCAGCTGGCAAAAGCCATCGGAATTGAGCAGCCGTCTCTGGTGCGTACACTGGATCAACTGGAAGAAAAGAAACTGATTACCCGTCAGACTTGTGCGAGCGATCGCCGTGCTAAGCGCATCAAGCTGACTGAAGAAGCCGCGCCAATCATCAATGAAATGGAGTCGGTTATTGATTCCACGCGCAAAGAAATTTTGTCTGGCATGTCTTCTTCAGAAATCGAACAACTGGGCGGGATGTTATCCCGGCTGGAAAAAAATATTGCTGCATTGCAAAGCAAATCATAAGAACAGGTTTTTATCTATTTTTGTCACACAGCGTCATATTTGCTCTACACAAAAAAAACCGAAGCCAGTGGCTTCGGTTTTTTGTTTGCGCTTCAGTTAGTTGCTAGCAGAACGCATCAGGCGCTTGGGGAAACGGTAATGGTGCTGCCGCTGCTCGCCATGCTGACACGCTGACCTACGCTGAATTTGGTCGCGCCAGCTTTCTGAACAACCTGAATGGTTGTGCCGTCATCACGACGGATTTGCAGTTCTACACCGTTAGAACGGTTAAGAGAACTCT
The Rahnella variigena genome window above contains:
- a CDS encoding DUF1656 domain-containing protein; protein product: MFHSGFPLPDLVLGASLYFPPMFKALLLGLVFWLLIHRLLRDWIYSGEVWHPTLMDLSLFVISICAALILMVNL
- a CDS encoding efflux RND transporter periplasmic adaptor subunit, with the translated sequence MKFKTLKYFSTVLVFAVAICAGWWMWNYYMQSPWTRDGKVRAEIVDITPEVSGRITAINIHDNQFVKSGDPLFSLDPVPFKIAVANAEAEVAKAAADLAKANHEAQRRRGLGTNVISAESLDESNISAKAMQAQYQAAQASLEQAKWNLSKTTIVAPTDGYITNLQTRRGNYATTGTPLVGLVDIHSFYVLGYFEETKLKNIREGNMADITLFNGNIPLQGRVESIGRAIYDQSLDTQEDLLMNVKPNVPWVRLAQRIPVRIKLENVPEHVVLVAGTTCTISVRN
- a CDS encoding aldo/keto reductase; translation: MEARTLISPQGPVFSKLICGYWRLMEWNMTPQQILAFMEQHIELGITTADHADIYGDYQCEAAFGEALRLKPSLREKMQLVSKCGIATRANPDNKIGHYITDTKYIVERAEKSLSNLHTDYLDLLLIHRPDPLMDADEVAEAFTQMHKSGKVKHFGVSNFTPAQFSLLQSRLPFQLATNQVEISPIHQPAILDGTLDLCQQLRIKPMAWSCLGGGRLFSDAEFQPLRDELQAVANEIGADTIEQVVYAWVMRLPSQPLPIIGSGKIERVKSACKSLSLDMTRQQWFRIRKAALGYDVP
- a CDS encoding alkene reductase — its product is MEMTKLFTPIVVGKNTLPNRVFMAPLTRLRSIEPGDIPTPLMGEYYAQRHSSGLIITEATQVSFQAKGYAGAPGLHTPEQVAAWKKIVAGVHQKNGHIAVQLWHTGRISHNSVQPDNQTPVAPSAVNPETRTSLRDEQGHAIRVDCPTPRALELSEIPGIINDFRHAAECSAEAGFDYIELHAAHGYLLHQFMSPASNLREDEYGGSIENRTRLTLEVVDAAIGAIGADRVGIRISPMGPFNGLDNGEDQEQAAIYLLDELNKRKLAYLHISEPDWAGGKPYSAEFRAVIRAHYQGVIVGAGAYTAEKGEELIEKGYIDAVAFGRSYIANPDLVERLRSHAPLNDPQPETFYGGGAQGYTDYPTL
- the slyA gene encoding transcriptional regulator SlyA, which produces MESNLGSDLARLVRAWRALIDDRLKPLELTQTHWVTLHNINMLPPEQSQIQLAKAIGIEQPSLVRTLDQLEEKKLITRQTCASDRRAKRIKLTEEAAPIINEMESVIDSTRKEILSGMSSSEIEQLGGMLSRLEKNIAALQSKS
- a CDS encoding DUF1289 domain-containing protein → MAQQLEFFEIPSPCRGICQADERGYCRGCLRSREERFGWMKMTDTEKRHVLRLCQQRLLRQQRAGKQPDEPLPEQPELF
- a CDS encoding FUSC family protein, with the protein product MNLSWLEWKNTPWGKATGGQWRYALRNSIAMILALYIAFEFQMDEPYWALTSAAVVSFPTVGGVISKSIGRIIGSLLGAMGAVFIAGHCLNEPWLFTFAIAAWLGICTYVSNHYQNNVSYAFALAGYTAAIIAFSTVDVKDPTQIFDIAQARVGEVVTGILCGGFMMMVLPSTSDGDALLTSLRKMHTQLLEHAQLLWRTEISDQIRTSHEGLIGQILTMNLLRIQAVWSHYRLRRQNNVLNYLLHQQLRMTSYISSLRRMLLNWPTPPENLTEVLSVLLDELRKPDTDKYKLSKILQHIKPHDTSDFRHQAFWQRLRDFCWLYLRSERWLRRVENANVAEAETLQPPKISHLAQHTDTLEAAYNGLRTFLCIVIGCAFWMGTQWDSGAGAVALTAVSCVLYSSTASPISSVTLLIKSLGLLFVGCFLLKFGLMVQIDNFWVFCAFFLPMLVTMQMMKLQYKRYAGLWGQMIVFMGSFLAVTNPPDFDYQSFMNDGVAKIAGVMLAGIAFQVLRPSSDKRKSRRIIRALRRDFMDQLSRKPSLSHFQFESLIYHRMNQLSQSKDQLSRTWLLRWGVVLLNCSHIVWQLREWETRSDPLSAVRDVCIHCLKGVMTERGVSHENLDATLTELLRMSNSLAHHPEPAARELAGVIWRLYCSLSQLQQAISSDEGPAAPVVTATKPA